Proteins found in one Diorhabda carinulata isolate Delta chromosome 11, icDioCari1.1, whole genome shotgun sequence genomic segment:
- the LOC130899552 gene encoding exocyst complex component 7 isoform X2 has protein sequence MNLIEERKIVIANKLRKEQANLLLLQERLIKSSKLTEGIGNILNTFEQRLSRLEDTILPVYNETETLRRAQCNIEPTLQLLDNVINHYEVSGDVEHIIEKGPGEGGTDLQSYIYALERLSGAQKYFEKNIPQSVELINVTSFFHKGSDKLNAEFKLILDKYNTPILPVVLLDMINLDDSSGKEVKVMPKQIPDEAKSHLILIANWLLDNGRDEYLTVYGKVRGSVLQKSLNLLRNHQKSVSGGSVHGTTSSPMLKPKFPNRHEASRKPSTRRIGQVFERKANKMFLKASHTLEQSTGLSLGTRRASHLDTSYTGEELDNEQEMENYLISVIALHRLMQFEQILMKDIITPAHQPRVFELIVREAMDAIVQDGENIVSRAKKCIARHDFATVLVIFPILKQLRNLKPDFERTVEDYDLNVKQKFDQILQMLHSTGSKALEDFVDSIRSDSVTQLPSDGTVHEMTSNVIMFLEQLLDYIDTIGIVLENDQNYSRQLNKLKFTDKSKALLGLYIKKVLAQLNHTLISKSEQYNDTALKSLFRLNNNNYVLKSLQRTNLMDIYLISEPNCQDYYYTSIQDNKKMYLQSWNKLLNHISPDDPSINIHSDKLKDKERAVLKEKFAGFNKEIEDISKVQRGYSIPDIELRESIKRDNKELVIPKYNAFYNKLFFFLL, from the exons ATGAATTTAATCGAggaaagaaaaattgttatagCGAATAAACTTAGAAAG GAACAAgctaatttgttattattacaaGAACGACTAATCAAAAGTTCTAAATTAACCGAAGGTATcggtaatattttgaatacctTCGAACAAAGATTATCTCGACTTGAAGATACAATACTACCAGTATACAACGAAACTGAAACGCTTCGTCGGGCTCAATGCA atataGAACCGACTTTACAATTACTAGATAATGTGATAAATCACTATGAAGTTTCTGGAGATGTGGAACACATAATTGAGAAAGGTCCCGGTGAAGGTGGTACTGATTTACAATCTTATATATACGCTTTAGAACGATTATCTGGAGCACAAaagtatttcgaaaaaaatatacctcAAAGTGTTGAACTGATCAATGTA acgTCTTTTTTTCATAAAGGTAGTGATAAACTTAACGCAGAATTTAAACTAATTTTGGATAAGTACAACACGCCTATTTTACCAGTGGTGTTACTTGATATGATTAATTTGGACG ATTCATCGGGGAAAGAAGTAAAAGTGATGCCAAAACAAATACCAGATGAGGCAAAATCCCATTTGATATTGATAGCTAATTGGCTGTTAGATAATGGTAGAGATGAATATTTAACGGTTTATGGGAAAGTACGGGGTAGTGTATTACAAAAATCACTTAATTTGTtgagaaatcatcaaaaatctGTGAGCGGGGGTAGTGTGCACGGTACAACAAGTTCCCCTATGCTA AAACCGAAGTTTCCAAATAGACACGAAGCTTCTAGGAAACCTTCGACGAGGAGAATAGGGCAGGTTTTTGAAAGAAAAGCCAATAAAATGTTTCTGAAAGCTTCTCATACGTTGGAACAATCTACGGGTTTATCTTTGGGTACTCGTAGAGCCTCACATTTAG ATACGTCTTATACCGGGGAAGAATTGGATAACGAACAAGAAATGGAGAATTACTTGATATCTGTTATAGCTCTACATAGATTGATGCAATTTGAACAGATTTTAATGAAAGATATTATAACACCAGCACACCAACCGAGAGTATTCGAATTAATTGTAAGGGAAGCTATGGACGCCATAGTTCAAGATGGAGAG aatATAGTTTCAAGAGCGAAAAAATGTATCGCCAGACACGATTTCGCAAcggttttagttatatttcctATATTAAAACAACTGCGTAACTTAAAACCGGATTTCGAAAGGACAGTCGAAGATTATGATTTGAACGTGAAACAAAAATTCGATCAGATACTTCAGATGTTGCATTCTACT GGTTCGAAGGCTTTGGAAGATTTCGTGGATAGTATTAGATCTGATTCCGTGACGCAATTACCCAGCGATGGTACCGTTCACGAAATGACCAGTAACGTTATAATGTTTTTAGAGCAGTTGCTCGATTATATAGATACCATCGGGATCGTTTTAGAAAATGACCAAAATTATTCGAGacaattgaataaattgaaatttacagATAAAAGCAAGGCTCTTCTAGGACTTTACATaa aaaaagttttggCGCAACTGAACCATACTTTGATAAGTAAAAGCGAACAGTACAATGATACAGCTCTGAAATCGTTATTCcgtttaaataataataattacgtACTTAAATCGTTACAGAGAACTAATTTGATGGATATTTATCTAATTTCGGAACCCAATTGTCAGGATTATTATTATACCTCCATTCAGGATAATAAGAAAATGTATTTGCAGag CtggaataaattattaaacCATATCAGCCCTGATGATCCATCGATTAATATACACAGtgataaattaaaagataaagAAAGAGCAGTTCTCAAAGAAAAATTCGCT ggttttaataaagaaattgaagatatatcGAAAGTACAAAGAGGATATTCCATTCCGGATATTGAGTTAAGGGAAAGTATAAAAAGGGATAACAAAGAATTGGTGATTCCGAAATATAACGCCTTTTATAACAA attattcttctttctcCTATAA
- the LOC130899552 gene encoding exocyst complex component 7 isoform X1 gives MNLIEERKIVIANKLRKEQANLLLLQERLIKSSKLTEGIGNILNTFEQRLSRLEDTILPVYNETETLRRAQCNIEPTLQLLDNVINHYEVSGDVEHIIEKGPGEGGTDLQSYIYALERLSGAQKYFEKNIPQSVELINVTSFFHKGSDKLNAEFKLILDKYNTPILPVVLLDMINLDDSSGKEVKVMPKQIPDEAKSHLILIANWLLDNGRDEYLTVYGKVRGSVLQKSLNLLRNHQKSVSGGSVHGTTSSPMLKPKFPNRHEASRKPSTRRIGQVFERKANKMFLKASHTLEQSTGLSLGTRRASHLDTSYTGEELDNEQEMENYLISVIALHRLMQFEQILMKDIITPAHQPRVFELIVREAMDAIVQDGENIVSRAKKCIARHDFATVLVIFPILKQLRNLKPDFERTVEDYDLNVKQKFDQILQMLHSTGSKALEDFVDSIRSDSVTQLPSDGTVHEMTSNVIMFLEQLLDYIDTIGIVLENDQNYSRQLNKLKFTDKSKALLGLYIKKVLAQLNHTLISKSEQYNDTALKSLFRLNNNNYVLKSLQRTNLMDIYLISEPNCQDYYYTSIQDNKKMYLQSWNKLLNHISPDDPSINIHSDKLKDKERAVLKEKFAGFNKEIEDISKVQRGYSIPDIELRESIKRDNKELVIPKYNAFYNKYACLHFTKNPEKYIKHKPDEVSAIIDRLFDVAA, from the exons ATGAATTTAATCGAggaaagaaaaattgttatagCGAATAAACTTAGAAAG GAACAAgctaatttgttattattacaaGAACGACTAATCAAAAGTTCTAAATTAACCGAAGGTATcggtaatattttgaatacctTCGAACAAAGATTATCTCGACTTGAAGATACAATACTACCAGTATACAACGAAACTGAAACGCTTCGTCGGGCTCAATGCA atataGAACCGACTTTACAATTACTAGATAATGTGATAAATCACTATGAAGTTTCTGGAGATGTGGAACACATAATTGAGAAAGGTCCCGGTGAAGGTGGTACTGATTTACAATCTTATATATACGCTTTAGAACGATTATCTGGAGCACAAaagtatttcgaaaaaaatatacctcAAAGTGTTGAACTGATCAATGTA acgTCTTTTTTTCATAAAGGTAGTGATAAACTTAACGCAGAATTTAAACTAATTTTGGATAAGTACAACACGCCTATTTTACCAGTGGTGTTACTTGATATGATTAATTTGGACG ATTCATCGGGGAAAGAAGTAAAAGTGATGCCAAAACAAATACCAGATGAGGCAAAATCCCATTTGATATTGATAGCTAATTGGCTGTTAGATAATGGTAGAGATGAATATTTAACGGTTTATGGGAAAGTACGGGGTAGTGTATTACAAAAATCACTTAATTTGTtgagaaatcatcaaaaatctGTGAGCGGGGGTAGTGTGCACGGTACAACAAGTTCCCCTATGCTA AAACCGAAGTTTCCAAATAGACACGAAGCTTCTAGGAAACCTTCGACGAGGAGAATAGGGCAGGTTTTTGAAAGAAAAGCCAATAAAATGTTTCTGAAAGCTTCTCATACGTTGGAACAATCTACGGGTTTATCTTTGGGTACTCGTAGAGCCTCACATTTAG ATACGTCTTATACCGGGGAAGAATTGGATAACGAACAAGAAATGGAGAATTACTTGATATCTGTTATAGCTCTACATAGATTGATGCAATTTGAACAGATTTTAATGAAAGATATTATAACACCAGCACACCAACCGAGAGTATTCGAATTAATTGTAAGGGAAGCTATGGACGCCATAGTTCAAGATGGAGAG aatATAGTTTCAAGAGCGAAAAAATGTATCGCCAGACACGATTTCGCAAcggttttagttatatttcctATATTAAAACAACTGCGTAACTTAAAACCGGATTTCGAAAGGACAGTCGAAGATTATGATTTGAACGTGAAACAAAAATTCGATCAGATACTTCAGATGTTGCATTCTACT GGTTCGAAGGCTTTGGAAGATTTCGTGGATAGTATTAGATCTGATTCCGTGACGCAATTACCCAGCGATGGTACCGTTCACGAAATGACCAGTAACGTTATAATGTTTTTAGAGCAGTTGCTCGATTATATAGATACCATCGGGATCGTTTTAGAAAATGACCAAAATTATTCGAGacaattgaataaattgaaatttacagATAAAAGCAAGGCTCTTCTAGGACTTTACATaa aaaaagttttggCGCAACTGAACCATACTTTGATAAGTAAAAGCGAACAGTACAATGATACAGCTCTGAAATCGTTATTCcgtttaaataataataattacgtACTTAAATCGTTACAGAGAACTAATTTGATGGATATTTATCTAATTTCGGAACCCAATTGTCAGGATTATTATTATACCTCCATTCAGGATAATAAGAAAATGTATTTGCAGag CtggaataaattattaaacCATATCAGCCCTGATGATCCATCGATTAATATACACAGtgataaattaaaagataaagAAAGAGCAGTTCTCAAAGAAAAATTCGCT ggttttaataaagaaattgaagatatatcGAAAGTACAAAGAGGATATTCCATTCCGGATATTGAGTTAAGGGAAAGTATAAAAAGGGATAACAAAGAATTGGTGATTCCGAAATATAACGCCTTTTATAACAA ATATGCGTGTCTTCATTTTACGAAAAATCCcgaaaaatatatcaaacataAACCAGATGAAGTTTCCGCCATCATAGATAGACTTTTTGACGTCGCTGCgtag
- the LOC130899632 gene encoding bone morphogenetic protein 10-like: protein MGNISGMKRPDIVRSLIPTHAEPIEGNEILEHISENHLLIFNIPSSPEDEQFLSAELKILTLLDINSNNEIGVKRILKISIYDDTFKNLLDFKEIQIHHFNNSWISFDVTAPVNDILNKNSKYLKIVIAVYTFIPQVNDNLKLSLMPVDEDFEHDYPVLLLSYSSSKTNDKFVINEKKVVSSFVRFSFFLDISIINIFKIPTSFRKKRSIEDDYEEETNRLWDDDNLTKKTQQIKKLKRLRNSCKKKPLYVDFKEINYDTWIVQPSGYEAYQCQGRCFYPVAEHLNPTKHAIVQALLHSVAPSKVTRSCCVPTVLDSISILYVDTNGVLTYRYAYKDMVVAECGCR, encoded by the exons ATGGGGAATATTTCAGGTATGAAAAGACCTGATATTGTTAGGAGTTTAATACCGACACACGCAG AACCCATTGAAGGTAATGAAATTCTTGAACATATTTCCGAAAATCATctacttatttttaatataccaTCTTCACCTGAAGACGAACAATTTTTAAGTGcagaattaaaaatacttactcTTCTCGATATTAATTCCAATAACGAAATAG gAGTGaagagaatattgaaaatatccaTTTACGACgatacttttaaaaatcttCTAGACtttaaagaaattcaaattcaCCATTTCAATAATTCGTGGATATCTTTCGACGTAACTGCCCCAGTAAACGATATACTaaacaaaaattccaaatatttgaaaatagttataGCCGTATACACTTTTATACCGCAAGTCAATGATAACTTGAAATTATCCCTAATGCCGGTCGATGAAGATTTTGAACACGATTATCCTGTTTTGTTGTTATCTTATTCGTCTTCTAAAACCAATGATAAATTcgtaataaacgaaaaaaaagtgGTAAGTAGTT TCGTAcgcttttctttttttttggatatttctataataaatattttcaagataccAACGTCATTCAGAAAAAAGCGTAGCATCGAAGATGATTACGAGGAAGAAACAAATAGACTATGGGACGACGATAATTTGACTAAAAAAACgcaacaaataaagaaattgaaaagatTACGAAACAGTTGTAAGAAAAAACCTTTATACGTGGATTTTAAGGAAATTAATTATGACACGTGGATCGTTCAACCAAGCGGCTACGag gCGTATCAATGTCAAGGTCGTTGTTTCTATCCAGTTGCAGAACATCTCAATCCTACTAAGCACGCTATAGTACAAGCACTTCTGCATAGCGTAGCGCCTTCAAAGGTCACCAGATCCTGTTGCGTCCCAACAGTTTTGgattctatttctattttatacgtAGATACTAATGGGGTTCTTACTTACCGATATGCTTATAAAGATATGGTGGTAGCAGAATGTGGTTGTcgataa